One stretch of Akkermansia sp. RCC_12PD DNA includes these proteins:
- a CDS encoding autotransporter outer membrane beta-barrel domain-containing protein, whose protein sequence is MKIKLPLTLLAYVFATLPSIANDAAAPADGENVSITESVRYVLSTDMEYGTTVFQADPSIPQEQFEVSFEGDGLQNLTLNKEDTTNKTAQFLFRSKNDDPRINEFTLSISRLNDLHLGGTYGAVELSNNQGNSVFSITDIGGNVCLDNNTMERSGNAADALVSLYSSGNNTILIDNVGGTLSISNNTKTSGAAQSGLGLLIYSSNKTENSSNSLIQITNVRGGIDVRDNTFSAGQGVISIFNDVKTGNATIIMDTIAGGVRFVNNDAGDNAFGACLTAGCKVNWGDELFSGHAAIQLSNIQGDILFQNNSSYAGSAIFVNGTESMLSISGVEGSVSFTGNHAGTFGGAIYFETGSVSENNVLSIQHVQGDVLFENNSATYFGGAICSSAPIEDEYGSPTGPADARIILLADGGDIIFQSNVMYAGGTDPIANAILADGKHKVELGAAAGRKIAFYDPIVMQDEQENASSLHFNKGEDCQGEILFSGRDYADSEDAANYTSTLTGDAFQYNGTVRLDQRAALELVNYVQEGGILAMGRRTSLAASGNVSLKTLTLDLSLSGEAASITAAGSVSADRLTVYASSSGVAAGDTVLTIKAASFGGILEETGDHRVAMRDDQGMNFLLEMNWDLNEEGSLVFTTGSVVEEGVIAELQGSNIANSMLSSASTLRSFTGTGLEHLDTARFLSPLKSNVWTSGLGDFQMQRTKGGIEGFDYQGGGFAVGGDYKLGEQWLGGVAYGYTSGKNISREYRATNRQNTNMGLIYTGWRLPMNKGQALTITAAAGFSSSDNRLSSVTSGGQNSSGSWTNRAWDGTVKVAWDLPVGKNLVLTPHIGVEYTDVVQEAFTESGEMARRFDRGHYRNLALPVGLSLTQGLTLGGMPWSHTVSVEYLPDVYRSNAGTYARLVSNGYGWGVDGSKPARQGVRAGISGRLQVTANWSAYGSYQVEARDSFVNQRVMLGVGYSF, encoded by the coding sequence ATGAAAATCAAACTTCCCCTGACTCTGCTGGCGTATGTCTTTGCAACTCTTCCCTCTATTGCAAATGACGCCGCCGCTCCGGCAGATGGAGAAAATGTTTCCATCACTGAAAGTGTCCGTTACGTACTCAGTACTGACATGGAGTATGGTACAACCGTATTCCAGGCAGATCCTTCCATTCCCCAGGAACAATTTGAAGTCTCGTTTGAAGGAGACGGCCTGCAGAATCTTACCCTGAACAAGGAAGATACCACGAACAAAACCGCCCAATTCCTTTTCCGTTCGAAAAACGATGATCCCCGTATTAATGAATTCACCCTGTCCATTTCCCGACTGAACGACCTTCATCTCGGCGGGACATACGGAGCCGTTGAATTAAGCAACAATCAGGGAAATTCCGTATTTTCCATCACCGATATCGGCGGAAACGTGTGTCTGGATAACAACACGATGGAACGCAGCGGAAACGCGGCGGACGCCCTGGTGTCTCTGTACTCTTCCGGGAATAACACCATTCTCATAGACAATGTTGGAGGAACTTTATCCATCAGCAATAACACAAAAACTTCCGGAGCGGCGCAATCCGGGCTGGGATTGCTTATTTACAGCTCCAACAAAACGGAAAACAGCTCCAACAGTTTAATCCAAATCACCAATGTCCGAGGAGGAATTGATGTCCGGGACAATACCTTTTCAGCCGGCCAGGGCGTCATCAGCATTTTCAATGATGTGAAGACCGGAAATGCCACCATCATCATGGACACCATCGCCGGCGGCGTTCGCTTCGTGAACAACGATGCCGGGGATAATGCCTTCGGCGCCTGCCTGACAGCAGGCTGCAAAGTCAACTGGGGCGACGAATTATTCAGCGGACATGCAGCTATTCAGCTTTCCAACATTCAGGGAGATATACTTTTCCAGAACAACAGTTCCTATGCCGGATCCGCCATTTTTGTCAATGGTACGGAAAGCATGCTTTCCATTTCCGGCGTGGAGGGCAGCGTATCATTCACCGGAAACCATGCGGGTACTTTCGGCGGCGCCATTTATTTTGAAACGGGCTCCGTCTCTGAAAATAATGTATTATCCATTCAGCACGTGCAGGGAGATGTCCTGTTTGAAAACAATTCGGCAACATATTTTGGAGGCGCCATCTGCAGTTCTGCACCCATAGAAGATGAATATGGCAGCCCCACTGGTCCTGCCGACGCCCGGATCATTTTATTGGCTGACGGGGGCGATATCATATTCCAGAGCAATGTCATGTACGCAGGCGGTACGGACCCAATCGCCAACGCCATTCTGGCGGATGGAAAACACAAGGTGGAACTGGGTGCCGCGGCCGGCCGCAAAATTGCCTTTTATGACCCCATCGTCATGCAGGATGAACAGGAGAACGCTTCTTCCCTGCATTTCAACAAAGGGGAGGACTGCCAGGGGGAAATCCTCTTCTCCGGCAGGGATTATGCAGACTCGGAAGACGCTGCCAATTACACCTCCACCCTGACGGGGGATGCCTTCCAGTACAACGGTACTGTCCGTCTGGACCAAAGGGCGGCCCTGGAACTGGTCAACTACGTCCAGGAAGGCGGAATACTGGCCATGGGACGCCGTACCTCCCTGGCCGCTTCCGGGAATGTTTCCCTGAAAACGCTTACGCTTGATCTCAGCCTAAGCGGAGAGGCCGCCTCCATCACGGCCGCAGGTTCCGTTTCCGCCGATCGGCTGACTGTGTACGCCTCTTCTTCCGGAGTTGCCGCAGGAGACACCGTACTGACCATCAAGGCGGCCTCTTTCGGAGGAATTCTTGAGGAAACGGGAGACCACAGGGTCGCCATGCGGGATGACCAGGGAATGAACTTCCTTCTGGAAATGAACTGGGATCTGAACGAGGAAGGCTCCCTTGTTTTTACCACCGGCAGTGTCGTTGAGGAAGGAGTCATTGCGGAGCTCCAGGGGAGCAACATAGCCAATTCCATGCTTTCTTCCGCCTCCACTCTGCGTTCATTCACCGGCACGGGGCTGGAACACCTGGATACGGCACGCTTCCTCTCCCCTCTCAAGAGCAATGTCTGGACCAGCGGACTGGGAGATTTCCAAATGCAGAGAACCAAGGGCGGCATTGAAGGGTTTGACTACCAGGGTGGCGGCTTTGCCGTAGGGGGAGACTACAAGCTCGGAGAACAATGGCTGGGCGGCGTCGCCTACGGCTACACCTCCGGCAAAAACATCAGCCGGGAATACCGGGCCACCAACCGGCAGAACACCAATATGGGCCTTATCTACACCGGCTGGAGACTCCCCATGAACAAGGGGCAGGCTCTGACCATCACTGCCGCCGCCGGCTTCAGCAGCAGCGACAACCGCCTTTCCTCCGTGACCTCCGGCGGCCAGAACTCGTCAGGTTCATGGACCAACCGGGCATGGGACGGCACGGTAAAGGTCGCATGGGATCTGCCCGTGGGCAAAAACCTCGTTCTCACCCCCCATATCGGCGTGGAATACACGGATGTGGTGCAGGAGGCGTTTACGGAAAGCGGAGAGATGGCCCGCCGGTTTGACCGGGGCCATTACCGCAATCTGGCCCTTCCCGTGGGCCTTTCCCTGACCCAGGGGCTGACGCTGGGCGGCATGCCCTGGAGCCATACGGTTAGCGTGGAGTATCTCCCGGACGTGTACCGGAGCAATGCGGGAACCTATGCACGCCTGGTCAGCAACGGCTATGGGTGGGGAGTGGACGGCAGCAAGCCCGCGCGGCAGGGAGTGAGGGCGGGGATTTCCGGCCGGCTCCAGGTAACGGCCAATTGGAGCGCGTATGGCAGCTACCAGGTGGAGGCGCGCGACAGTTTCGTGAACCAGCGGGTAATGCTCGGAGTAGGTTATTCCTTCTAA
- a CDS encoding D-hexose-6-phosphate mutarotase, with protein sequence MISERVTDQGLTFLDVETPFCAASLCLQGAHLVSWKPAGQQECLFLSPKAVFSRGKAIRGGIPVCWPWFGVAENGPAHGIARTSEWRLHHQETDMRGNLLLSLALYPDDAGQPAAILRLTLGSSLAMKLETTVRRLPCKLTEAFHNYFAVGNLTKCRVLGLENVPFREYAAQPIKHGERPLAPLGCLDRVYDCPDHTGKIILEDPVMNRSITVEREHASSVIVWNPGQQGAADMPDLGADSWNKFLCVETGNASPRTLHLAPGQSHTMCQKISVAPLA encoded by the coding sequence ATGATTTCCGAACGCGTTACAGACCAGGGGCTGACCTTTCTGGACGTGGAAACGCCGTTCTGCGCGGCATCCCTCTGCTTGCAGGGAGCCCACCTCGTTTCCTGGAAGCCTGCGGGCCAGCAGGAATGCCTGTTTCTTTCCCCAAAGGCGGTCTTTTCCCGCGGAAAAGCTATCCGCGGCGGTATTCCCGTCTGCTGGCCCTGGTTCGGAGTAGCGGAAAACGGCCCTGCCCACGGCATTGCCCGCACTTCCGAGTGGCGCCTCCATCATCAGGAAACGGATATGCGGGGCAATCTTCTTCTTTCCCTGGCCCTGTATCCGGATGACGCCGGACAGCCCGCCGCCATTCTGCGCCTGACGCTGGGTTCATCTCTGGCCATGAAGCTGGAGACCACCGTCCGCAGGCTCCCCTGCAAGCTCACCGAAGCCTTCCATAACTATTTTGCCGTCGGCAACCTGACCAAATGCCGCGTTCTGGGCCTGGAAAATGTTCCCTTCCGGGAATATGCCGCCCAGCCCATAAAACACGGGGAACGCCCCCTGGCGCCCCTGGGCTGCCTGGACCGCGTGTACGACTGTCCGGACCACACGGGAAAAATTATTCTGGAAGATCCGGTCATGAACCGTTCCATCACGGTGGAGCGGGAGCATGCCTCTTCCGTCATCGTCTGGAACCCTGGCCAGCAGGGTGCGGCGGACATGCCGGACCTGGGAGCGGATTCCTGGAACAAATTTCTTTGCGTGGAAACGGGGAATGCCTCACCCCGTACCCTTCATCTTGCTCCAGGGCAGTCCCATACCATGTGCCAGAAAATTTCAGTGGCGCCCCTGGCTTGA
- the pdxH gene encoding pyridoxamine 5'-phosphate oxidase, whose protein sequence is MDLSNFREEYLKGQLHRKDLAANPFEQFQTWFDQALKAGIPEPNAFSLATANAQARPSLRTVLLKYFDETGFVFFTNYGSHKARDIEENPQVCMMLPWVMLERQVIIYGKAVKVSRTESLKYFLSRPKESQLGAWVSQQSSVISGRKLLEMKLMELKNKFSKGEIPLPSFWGGFRIIPEAFEFWQGGPGRVHDRFMYTRQEDGSWAIERLQP, encoded by the coding sequence ATGGACCTGTCCAATTTCAGAGAAGAATACCTCAAGGGCCAGCTGCACAGGAAGGATCTGGCGGCCAATCCCTTTGAACAATTCCAAACCTGGTTTGACCAGGCTCTGAAAGCGGGCATCCCGGAACCCAACGCCTTTTCCCTGGCCACGGCCAACGCTCAGGCGCGCCCTTCCCTGCGCACGGTGCTCCTCAAGTACTTTGACGAAACCGGGTTCGTGTTTTTTACCAACTACGGTAGCCATAAGGCCCGCGACATTGAGGAAAATCCCCAGGTCTGCATGATGCTCCCCTGGGTCATGCTGGAACGGCAGGTCATTATTTACGGAAAAGCCGTCAAGGTTTCCCGCACGGAATCCCTGAAATACTTCCTTTCCCGCCCCAAGGAATCACAACTGGGAGCATGGGTTTCCCAGCAAAGTTCCGTCATTTCCGGAAGAAAACTGCTGGAAATGAAACTCATGGAACTGAAAAACAAATTCTCCAAGGGAGAAATTCCTCTGCCCTCCTTCTGGGGCGGCTTCAGGATCATTCCGGAAGCCTTCGAATTCTGGCAGGGCGGCCCAGGCCGCGTTCACGACCGCTTCATGTACACGCGGCAGGAAGACGGTTCATGGGCGATTGAACGACTGCAGCCATGA
- the nadC gene encoding carboxylating nicotinate-nucleotide diphosphorylase, which yields MPAENVSDNVAALIDMALAEDFGPGDVTSTYFVPEHLTARAILTPRKKGVLSGVNVAAEVFRKVDPSLKVEVYLHDGEAVAPGAVIMLIEGSARSILGAERTALNFIQRLSGVASLTRKYVKAVSHTSARILDTRKTTPGYRLLEKAAVAHGGGTNHRMGLYDRAMVKDNHLMTDGNTEHLQKCINTLRAEKPGVEIQLEADTLEQVESFLKLEGVDHILLDNMTPETLRKAVALRGDRSTPLLEASGGVNLDTVAAIAESGVDFVSVGYVTHSAPSLDLGLDFSVE from the coding sequence ATGCCCGCAGAAAACGTATCCGACAACGTCGCCGCGCTGATCGACATGGCGCTAGCCGAAGACTTCGGCCCTGGCGACGTAACCTCCACTTATTTCGTTCCCGAACACCTGACGGCCAGGGCCATCCTGACGCCCCGCAAGAAAGGCGTTCTGTCCGGCGTCAACGTGGCGGCGGAAGTATTCCGCAAGGTGGACCCCAGCCTGAAGGTGGAAGTATACCTGCACGACGGGGAAGCCGTGGCGCCCGGCGCCGTAATCATGCTCATTGAAGGGTCCGCCCGGTCCATTCTGGGTGCGGAGCGCACGGCCCTGAACTTCATCCAGCGCCTTTCCGGTGTGGCTTCCCTCACCCGGAAATACGTAAAGGCCGTCTCCCACACCAGCGCCCGCATTCTGGACACCCGCAAAACGACGCCCGGCTACCGCCTTCTGGAAAAAGCCGCCGTGGCCCACGGCGGCGGCACCAACCACCGCATGGGACTTTACGACCGGGCCATGGTGAAGGACAACCACCTGATGACGGACGGCAATACAGAACATCTCCAAAAGTGCATCAACACCCTCCGCGCGGAAAAGCCCGGCGTGGAAATCCAGCTGGAGGCGGATACCCTGGAACAGGTGGAATCCTTCCTCAAGCTGGAAGGCGTGGACCACATTCTGCTGGACAACATGACGCCGGAAACGCTCAGAAAAGCCGTCGCCCTGCGCGGGGACCGCTCCACCCCCCTGCTGGAAGCCAGCGGCGGCGTCAATCTGGACACGGTGGCGGCCATTGCGGAATCCGGCGTGGACTTCGTTTCCGTGGGCTACGTCACCCATTCCGCTCCATCGCTGGATCTGGGGCTGGATTTCAGCGTGGAATAA
- a CDS encoding polyprenyl synthetase family protein, with protein MCEQSLKDYITEQCALIDAALDRLLPAEDESPETIHKAMRYSMFAGGKRMRPVLCLAAAEACGGLAVNALIPACAVEMMHTYSLIHDDLPAMDNDDLRRGKPTSHKAFGEGIAILTGDALLTEAFAVIARVDDTERYTVRDYVAELAATGGSKMLIGGQVLDLEGEHKKLSEPEVRAVYEGKTAALVTTALRFGAMSADATEAQLEAVTDFGYNLGLAFQVIDDILDLTASTEKLGKTAGKDVNSQKSTCPALIGLEGARSEAKCRTQAALDALMIFPEERRTRLVEIANYLLNREY; from the coding sequence ATGTGTGAACAATCCCTGAAAGATTACATTACCGAACAGTGCGCCCTGATCGACGCGGCGCTGGACAGGCTCCTTCCCGCCGAGGACGAAAGCCCGGAAACCATCCACAAAGCCATGCGCTACAGCATGTTTGCGGGCGGCAAGAGAATGCGTCCGGTGCTTTGCCTGGCTGCGGCGGAAGCCTGCGGCGGCCTGGCCGTCAACGCTCTGATCCCTGCCTGCGCGGTGGAAATGATGCATACGTATTCCCTCATTCACGACGACCTGCCCGCCATGGACAATGACGACCTGCGCCGGGGCAAGCCCACCAGCCACAAGGCATTCGGAGAAGGCATCGCCATCCTGACCGGAGATGCCCTGCTGACGGAAGCCTTTGCCGTCATCGCCCGGGTGGACGATACGGAACGCTACACCGTCCGGGACTACGTGGCGGAACTGGCGGCCACCGGCGGCAGCAAGATGCTCATCGGCGGCCAGGTACTGGACCTGGAAGGGGAGCACAAGAAGCTTTCCGAGCCGGAAGTACGCGCCGTATATGAAGGCAAGACGGCTGCCCTAGTAACCACCGCCCTCCGGTTCGGAGCCATGTCTGCCGACGCTACGGAAGCACAGCTGGAAGCCGTCACGGACTTCGGCTACAACCTGGGCCTGGCTTTCCAGGTGATCGACGATATTCTGGACCTGACCGCCTCCACGGAAAAGCTCGGCAAAACGGCGGGCAAGGACGTGAACTCCCAGAAATCCACCTGTCCGGCCCTGATCGGCCTGGAAGGAGCCCGTTCCGAAGCCAAGTGCCGTACCCAGGCCGCACTGGACGCCCTGATGATTTTCCCGGAAGAACGCCGCACGCGCCTGGTGGAAATAGCGAATTACCTTCTCAACCGCGAATATTAA
- a CDS encoding aspartate-semialdehyde dehydrogenase, producing MNQAPHVAIVGATGAVGVEILSCLETRNFPVGSLKLLASARSAGKQVAFRGKMLTVEELTEKSFEGVDIALFSAGGGISLKFAPIAAAAGCVVIDNSSAFRQEPDVPLVVPEINPDAAFNHPRNIIANPNCTTIITLMALFPLHQKFGLKTVIASSYQAVSGSGQHGIAELESQVRAVVDGHPVVKNVYPHQIAFNLLPQIDSFTDTGYTKEELKMLNEGRKILSLPELKVTCTCVRVPVYRSHSISVTAQFEQPVDLEKARQAYEGKPGVALMDNPAEGLWPTPLDSTNGDTCYVGRMRRDMAVDNALALWVVGDQVRKGAALNAVQIAELLINR from the coding sequence ATGAACCAAGCACCCCATGTTGCCATCGTTGGCGCCACCGGAGCGGTGGGCGTCGAGATCCTGTCCTGCCTGGAAACACGCAACTTTCCCGTCGGCTCCCTGAAGCTTCTGGCCTCCGCCCGTTCCGCGGGCAAACAGGTAGCCTTCCGTGGAAAAATGCTGACTGTGGAAGAATTGACGGAGAAATCCTTTGAAGGCGTAGACATCGCCCTGTTCAGTGCGGGCGGTGGCATTTCCCTGAAATTCGCCCCCATTGCGGCGGCGGCAGGCTGCGTGGTTATCGACAATTCTTCCGCGTTCCGCCAGGAACCGGACGTTCCCCTCGTCGTGCCGGAAATCAATCCGGACGCCGCGTTCAACCATCCGCGCAACATCATCGCCAATCCCAACTGCACCACCATCATCACGCTGATGGCCCTGTTCCCCCTTCATCAGAAGTTCGGGTTGAAAACCGTCATTGCGTCCAGCTACCAGGCGGTTTCCGGCAGCGGGCAGCACGGCATCGCGGAACTGGAGTCCCAGGTGCGCGCCGTGGTGGACGGCCACCCTGTGGTCAAGAATGTTTATCCGCACCAGATCGCCTTCAACCTGTTGCCGCAGATCGACTCCTTCACGGACACCGGCTACACCAAGGAAGAGCTGAAAATGCTCAATGAAGGCCGCAAAATTCTTTCCCTGCCGGAACTCAAGGTTACCTGTACCTGCGTCCGTGTTCCCGTGTACCGCTCCCATTCCATCTCTGTCACCGCCCAGTTTGAACAGCCCGTAGACCTGGAAAAGGCCCGCCAGGCCTATGAAGGCAAGCCCGGCGTGGCCCTGATGGACAATCCTGCGGAAGGCCTGTGGCCCACTCCCTTGGACAGCACCAACGGCGACACCTGCTACGTGGGCCGCATGCGGAGGGACATGGCCGTCGACAACGCCCTGGCCCTGTGGGTCGTAGGTGACCAGGTGCGCAAAGGCGCGGCCCTGAACGCCGTGCAGATTGCAGAACTTTTAATCAACCGCTGA
- a CDS encoding L-serine ammonia-lyase — protein MHHYSIFELFSIGIGPSSSHTVGPMRAAHRFLEQLRSSPHLPEIEGIRCECYGSLAATGHGHGTDTAIMLGLLGEEPQTVVPRDIPGMIARLHQQETLSVTEDKTIRFSPSRDLDLSHYQPLKLHPNGMLFTAVDKDGAPVEDAVFYSTGGGFVASEQELLHPVEPDREPFPLPYESAEELLRMADERHCPLSSIVMANECALLPERDVRERLDLIWTTMKQSIASGMSARGNLPGVLQVPRRAKSLRKSLLVHGESALKDPLSIMDWINLYAIAVSEENAAGGRIVTAPTNGAAGIVPAVLNYATKFCVSPYPDAIHRFLLTAGGIAILYKKNASISGADVGCQGEVGVACSMAAAALAEYLGGTPHQVENAAEIGMEHNLGLTCDPIAGLVQIPCIERNAIAAIKAINAARIAMGGTGAHFVPLDKVIRTMLDTGRDMQSKYKETAQGGLAVNVVNC, from the coding sequence ATGCACCACTACAGCATTTTTGAGCTTTTCAGCATCGGGATAGGCCCCTCCTCCTCCCACACGGTAGGTCCCATGCGGGCGGCGCACCGTTTTCTGGAACAACTGCGCTCCTCCCCCCATCTGCCGGAAATAGAAGGCATCCGCTGCGAATGCTACGGCTCCCTGGCCGCCACCGGACACGGCCACGGAACGGACACCGCCATCATGCTGGGCCTGCTGGGGGAAGAACCCCAGACCGTCGTACCGCGCGACATTCCCGGAATGATAGCGCGCCTGCACCAGCAGGAAACCCTGTCCGTTACGGAAGACAAGACCATCCGTTTTTCCCCCTCCCGCGACCTGGACCTTTCCCATTATCAGCCCCTGAAGCTCCACCCGAACGGGATGCTTTTCACAGCCGTCGACAAGGACGGAGCCCCGGTGGAAGACGCCGTGTTTTATTCCACAGGCGGCGGCTTTGTCGCCTCCGAGCAGGAACTGCTGCATCCGGTGGAACCGGACCGGGAACCGTTTCCCCTCCCCTACGAATCCGCGGAGGAATTGCTGCGCATGGCGGACGAACGCCACTGCCCCCTTTCTTCCATCGTGATGGCCAATGAATGCGCCCTTCTTCCGGAGCGCGACGTGCGCGAACGGCTGGACCTGATCTGGACAACGATGAAGCAGTCCATCGCCAGCGGCATGAGCGCGCGCGGCAACCTGCCCGGCGTGCTGCAAGTACCGCGACGCGCCAAGAGCCTGCGCAAGTCCCTGCTCGTCCACGGGGAGTCGGCCCTGAAAGACCCTCTCTCCATCATGGACTGGATCAATCTGTACGCCATTGCCGTGAGCGAGGAAAACGCCGCGGGCGGGCGCATCGTCACCGCTCCTACCAACGGTGCAGCGGGGATCGTCCCCGCCGTGCTCAATTACGCCACCAAATTCTGCGTTTCCCCGTATCCGGACGCCATTCACCGCTTCCTGCTCACCGCAGGGGGAATCGCCATCCTTTACAAGAAAAACGCCTCCATTTCCGGCGCGGACGTAGGCTGCCAGGGGGAAGTGGGCGTGGCCTGCTCCATGGCTGCGGCCGCACTGGCGGAATACTTGGGCGGGACGCCCCATCAGGTGGAAAACGCCGCGGAAATAGGCATGGAGCACAACCTGGGCCTTACCTGCGACCCGATTGCGGGGCTCGTTCAGATTCCCTGCATTGAGCGCAACGCCATCGCAGCCATCAAGGCCATCAACGCCGCCCGCATCGCCATGGGAGGCACCGGCGCGCACTTCGTTCCATTGGACAAGGTCATCCGCACCATGCTGGACACGGGACGGGACATGCAGTCCAAATACAAGGAGACGGCCCAGGGCGGCCTGGCCGTGAATGTGGTGAATTGTTAA
- the trxB gene encoding thioredoxin-disulfide reductase encodes MSEQVIIIGAGCAGYTAAIYTARANLSPLLITGSQIGGQLTTTTEVENFPGFPDGIMGPDLMFLMQQQAEKFGTRFAYEDVKSVIKDEATGLFTVKTSGQNYEARSIIVATGASARYLGIPGEEGLIGHGLTACATCDGAFYRDVPVCVVGGGDSACEEAAFLTRFASRVYLIHRRDTLRASKIMAERTLANEKIFPLWNSTIAAYKTDDKGELEAVMLKNLVTGEETELAVKCVFMAIGHTPNTSFLGDLVDRDQSGYIVREPGLMSTRTPGLFAAGDVADPHYRQAISSAGMGCAAAIEAERYLLGM; translated from the coding sequence ATGAGCGAACAAGTCATTATCATCGGCGCGGGCTGCGCGGGCTACACTGCGGCCATCTACACCGCCAGGGCCAATCTCTCCCCCCTCCTGATTACGGGCTCCCAGATAGGAGGGCAGTTGACTACCACCACGGAAGTGGAGAATTTCCCCGGCTTTCCGGACGGCATCATGGGGCCGGACCTCATGTTCCTGATGCAGCAGCAGGCGGAAAAGTTTGGTACGCGCTTTGCTTACGAAGATGTAAAAAGCGTCATCAAGGATGAAGCCACCGGACTGTTCACCGTCAAGACCAGCGGCCAGAATTACGAGGCCCGCAGCATCATCGTCGCTACCGGGGCATCCGCCCGCTATCTGGGCATTCCGGGGGAAGAAGGGCTGATAGGCCACGGGCTGACGGCCTGCGCCACCTGCGACGGCGCCTTTTACCGAGACGTTCCTGTTTGCGTGGTTGGCGGAGGAGACAGCGCGTGTGAAGAAGCCGCATTCCTGACCCGCTTCGCTTCCAGGGTTTATCTGATTCACCGCCGCGATACCCTCCGGGCCTCCAAAATCATGGCGGAACGCACGCTGGCGAACGAAAAGATTTTTCCGCTCTGGAATTCCACCATCGCAGCTTACAAGACGGACGACAAGGGGGAACTGGAAGCCGTCATGCTGAAAAATCTCGTCACCGGAGAGGAAACGGAACTGGCCGTCAAATGCGTATTCATGGCCATCGGCCATACGCCGAACACCTCTTTCCTGGGTGATCTGGTGGATAGGGACCAGTCCGGCTACATCGTCCGGGAACCCGGCCTCATGTCCACCAGGACGCCGGGCCTTTTCGCCGCGGGCGACGTGGCGGACCCCCACTACCGCCAGGCCATTTCCTCCGCCGGCATGGGTTGCGCCGCCGCCATTGAGGCGGAACGCTACCTGCTGGGCATGTAA
- a CDS encoding GNAT family N-acetyltransferase, whose product MKPETLTKRRVTGVDDPLFVESLDIYRTSFPLHEQRRIQDFPLAFEDPGFYYEAFLDEAGRVAAILVTWRREEFVYLEYFAVSASLRGQGAGQRILEELRDTFPHKVILEIDPPEDEISRRRLGFYQRHGFVPNPQFDYIHPPYTAEGESYPLLLMTHEKTLDADVYQTFVQFHHEWVVRRFYHVSSRPE is encoded by the coding sequence ATGAAGCCTGAAACCTTGACCAAGCGCCGTGTGACGGGAGTGGATGATCCCCTGTTTGTGGAATCTCTGGATATCTACCGGACTAGCTTTCCGCTTCATGAGCAGCGGCGGATTCAGGATTTTCCGCTGGCGTTTGAGGACCCGGGTTTTTATTATGAAGCGTTTTTGGATGAAGCGGGCCGGGTGGCTGCCATTCTGGTGACCTGGCGGCGGGAGGAATTCGTGTATCTGGAATATTTCGCCGTGAGTGCCTCGCTGCGCGGCCAGGGAGCGGGACAAAGGATTCTGGAGGAGCTGCGTGACACCTTCCCGCACAAGGTCATTTTGGAAATTGACCCTCCGGAGGACGAGATTTCACGGCGCCGACTGGGGTTTTATCAGCGCCATGGTTTTGTACCCAACCCCCAGTTCGACTACATCCATCCTCCCTATACGGCGGAAGGGGAATCTTATCCCCTGCTGTTGATGACGCATGAGAAAACGCTGGATGCGGACGTTTACCAAACCTTCGTGCAGTTCCACCATGAATGGGTGGTGCGGAGGTTCTATCACGTCAGCTCCAGGCCTGAGTGA
- a CDS encoding TatD family hydrolase, translating to MDLPDAHTHPSPAASGAGLRFVCGTSPADWEQTALLAERDVNVTPFFGIHPWFLDSAAWRRDMRLLEEFLHRFPKAGVGETGLDKCRRGIPDMKVQKDALRVHLDMAAQMNRPVALHCCRAWGSLAEMLREYPRLKAILHGWNGALNPASDLPSEDWLLSIGPREMERADIFTSVPLYRLALESDEHPEALPDLYRAAAQALRMEECRLAAIVTDNLSRISPP from the coding sequence ATGGATCTGCCGGACGCACATACCCATCCCTCTCCCGCCGCTTCCGGCGCCGGCCTCCGCTTCGTCTGCGGAACGTCCCCGGCGGACTGGGAACAGACGGCGCTGCTGGCGGAACGGGACGTAAACGTCACCCCGTTTTTCGGCATTCATCCGTGGTTTCTTGATTCGGCCGCATGGCGCCGGGACATGCGCCTTCTGGAAGAATTCCTGCACCGTTTCCCCAAGGCGGGAGTAGGAGAAACCGGCCTGGACAAATGCCGCCGCGGCATTCCGGACATGAAAGTGCAAAAAGACGCGCTACGCGTGCATCTGGACATGGCCGCTCAGATGAACCGCCCTGTTGCCCTGCATTGCTGCCGCGCCTGGGGAAGTCTGGCCGAAATGCTGAGAGAATACCCCCGCCTGAAAGCCATCCTGCACGGCTGGAACGGGGCGCTGAATCCGGCGTCCGACCTGCCTTCCGAGGATTGGCTGCTGTCCATCGGCCCCCGGGAAATGGAGCGTGCGGATATTTTTACATCCGTTCCCCTGTACCGTCTGGCGCTGGAATCGGACGAACATCCGGAGGCCCTGCCGGACCTTTACCGGGCTGCGGCGCAAGCGCTCCGGATGGAGGAATGCCGACTAGCCGCAATCGTCACGGACAACCTGTCAAGAATCTCCCCCCCATAA